AGTTTTCTGCCATTGTTTGACCGGTCACCGTAATTTCATCGCCATGCAACAAACCCTCTTCAAGCAGCATTTGCATCACCACCGGCACGCCACCGATTTGATCAATATCAAACATGTGGTATTTGCCATGCGGCTTAGTGTCAGCCAAATGCGGCACCCGAGCCGCCACCTTGTTGAAATCATCAAGATGCAAATCAACGCCTGCCTCAAAAGCGATGGCCAATAAATGCAACACCGCATTGGTAGAGCCCCCGAGAGCCATCACCACAGCAATAGCGTTCTCAAACGCAGCCTTGGTCATAATGTCACGAGGCCGAATATTGGCCGCCAATAACTGCATGACCGCCGTACCGCTGGCATAAGCCACATCGTTTCGTCGGTCATCCACCGCCGAAGCCGAAGCCGAGCCAGGAAGCGACATGCCCAACGCTTCACCTACCGCCGCCATAGTGTTCGCGGTAAACATGCCGGCACAAGCACCCACCGACGGGCAAGCCTTACGTTCAATAGCCAACAACTCGGCGTCATCAATGTCGCCCACCGCATGAGCACCCACCGCTTCGAACACGCTGACGATGTCCAGTTTTTTACCGTTGTGCTCGCCCGGCAAAATTGACCCGCCGTAAACAAATACCGCCGGCAAGTTAATACGAGCCGACGCCATCAACATGCCCGGCAACGACTTATCGCAACCAGCGAAACTCACCAAAGCATCAAAACGCTCCGCATGCATAACCGCTTCAACCGAATCAGCGATAATTTCACGGCTCACCAAACTGGCCCGCATACCTTCGTGGCCCATAGAAATACCATCCGAAACAGCAATGGTGTTGAACTCCATGGGGAAACCACCAGCCGCAGTAATCCCCAACTTGGCTCGCTTAGCCAGGCCATCAAGGGGCATGTTGCAAGGCGTAACTTCATTCCACGAAGAAGCCACCCCCACCTGGGCTTTAGAAAAATCGTCTTCGGTCATACCCACGGCACGCAACATGGCCCGAGCCGGAGCCCGGTTATCGCCATCGGTTACCTCACGGGATCGAGGTTTAAGATCATGTTCTTTAGAGTCGCTCATATTCTCAGGTTAGAGCCCCCGAACCCGCATTGACGCCTTGGACCGCCCTAGTCTGCAGCAATGAAGATTTCATCACGCGACCGGGAACTCCTCACCCTGGCCATACCGGCCCTCGGGGCACTCATCGCCGAACCACTTTACGTGTTAGCCGACACCGCAGTGGTCGGCCACCTGGGCACGGTACCCCTCGCTGGGCTAGCCGTAGCCTCCGCTGCTTTGCTGCTGATCTACGGACTGTGTTTCTTTCTGGCTTACGGAACCACCGCCGCCATCGCTCGCCTCACCGGAGCCGGAGAAGAAAAACGAGCCGCCGAACACGCCGTACAAAGCCTCTGGCTAGCAATCTTCCTCGGCCTAGCTCTCGCCGCCGGAGGCACTTTGGCCGCCACTCCCCTGCTGCAACTCTTAGGCGCCCGCGGCGACCTCCTTGCTCACGCCAGCATCTACTTTCGGCTCAGCATGTACGGTGCGCCCGCCATGCTGGTCATGTTGGCCGGAGTGGGCTACCTGAGAGGCATAAAAGACACCGTGCGACCCCTTTGGGTAGCCATCGGCACCGCACTCTTGAACCTGGTTCTTGAATTAGTACTGATCTACCGTTTCGACCTGGGGATCGGCGCCTCCGCTATGGCCACCGTGGTCGCCCAATGGGTAGGAGCATTCTGTTACCTCCTTTGGATCAGCCGAGCCATCCGCCCCCACCACGTATCACTCACTCCCGACTTTGCCGCCATGCGGCGCCTGCTAACCGTGGCCGGCGAACTACTGGTGCGCAACATGGCCCTGACCAGTACCTTCGTGACCGCCACCGCAGTAGCGGCCCGCATTGGCACCATCGACGTAGCCGCCCACCAAATAGCATTTCAAGCCTGGTTCGTTATGGCCATGTCCATGGACGCCATGGCCATCGCCGCCCAAGCCATGATCGGCAACCTGTTGGGCGCCGGCCGAGCCGACGAAGCCCACTTGGTGGGGCGCCGCACCATCGTTTGGTCAGTAGGCATCGGCAGCGCACTTAGCGTGGTGCTCTTCCTTGCCCAAACGCCTTTCGCTCAAGTCTTTTCCGCCGACCCAGCGGTCATAGCCCTCTCCGGCTTTTTAGTAGTTCACGTAGCCCTCATGGGGCCGCTCTCTGGCGTGGCCTTCGCTTTGGACGGGATTCTGATTGGCGCCGGCGACCAACGCCACATGGCCAAAGCCATGGCCAGCGCCGCGGGCATCGGCATACCCGCCATCATCTTGACCAGGGTCGCCGGGCTCGGCATCGGCTGGGTTTGGGGCGGAATTTGGCTCTTCATGCTGGCCCGCACCAGCCTGCTTTATCGCCGCTTCTTAAGTGGCCGGTGGCAAGTAACCGGGGCTTAGCCGGCAGCCCGTTGGGCCAAAATCTGGTTAACTAATTTGCCGTCAGCCTGCCCGCGGGTGGCTTTCATAATTTGACCAACAAAGAAACCAGACTTCTTTTTCCGTTCGCCCTCGTCACCCTCAACGTAAGCAGCCCAGTCATCCGGGTGCGCAGCAATGATGCCGTCCACGATGTCGTCAAGTTCTGAGGTATCCATGGCTTCAAAACCATGAGCGGCGGCGGCCGCTGCCGGGTCGCCGCCCGAAGCCACCAAATCGGCCAACACTGTTTTGGCTTGGGTAGCCGACAATTCGCCACCGGTTTCCATAGCCACCAAGGCTGCGAAAGACTGGGCAGAAAGTTCCCCGGCACCGTCAGCCAAGTTGTTTACACAATGCACCAACACCCGAGCCGCATCAGCACCAGATTCGATCGTTTCAAACGCCAAATCATCCAGCCCTCGCTCAACCACTAAGGCCGCATCAACAACCTCACCCTGTGCAGCCTCGGCCAGACGAACCCGACGCTGGCGCGGCAACATGGGCAAACTGGCCGCGATCTTCGCAATCCATTCCGGCGAAGGATCAACCGGGACCAAGTCTGGTTCAGGAAAATAGCGGTAATCGAAAGCTTCCTCTTTGGAACGCAACTTGTGGGTACGACCCTCGGCTTCATCCCAATGACGGGTTTGCTGCTCAATACGTTGACCCGACGTCAACAAATCAACCTGCCGCCGAGATTCATATTCGATCGCACGACCCAAAGAACGCAACGAGTTAATGTTTTTTACTTCGCAACGAGTGCCAAGTTCTTCAGTACCCATGGGGCGCACCGACACGTTGCAATCCACCCGCATCGAACCCTCTTCCATTTTGCCATCCGAAGCCCCGATGGCTACCAAAATAGAACGTAACTCAGCGACATAACCGCGGGCCTCTTCTGCACTACGCAAATCAGGAGCCCCCACAATTTCAATCAACGGCACGCCAGCACGGTTGTAATCCACCAGCGAATAAGTGGCCTCGTGGATACGGCCCCCACCGCCCACGTGCGAGCTCTTACCGGTGTCTTCTTCGAGGTGTGCTCGTTCGATCATGGCTTTACGGCCACTAGGCAACTCCAACCAACCGCCTTCGTTGATCGGTAAATCAAACTGAGAAATCTGATAAGCCTTGGGCATATCAGGGTAAAAATAGTTTTTCCGG
The Acidimicrobiia bacterium DNA segment above includes these coding regions:
- a CDS encoding MATE family efflux transporter produces the protein MKISSRDRELLTLAIPALGALIAEPLYVLADTAVVGHLGTVPLAGLAVASAALLLIYGLCFFLAYGTTAAIARLTGAGEEKRAAEHAVQSLWLAIFLGLALAAGGTLAATPLLQLLGARGDLLAHASIYFRLSMYGAPAMLVMLAGVGYLRGIKDTVRPLWVAIGTALLNLVLELVLIYRFDLGIGASAMATVVAQWVGAFCYLLWISRAIRPHHVSLTPDFAAMRRLLTVAGELLVRNMALTSTFVTATAVAARIGTIDVAAHQIAFQAWFVMAMSMDAMAIAAQAMIGNLLGAGRADEAHLVGRRTIVWSVGIGSALSVVLFLAQTPFAQVFSADPAVIALSGFLVVHVALMGPLSGVAFALDGILIGAGDQRHMAKAMASAAGIGIPAIILTRVAGLGIGWVWGGIWLFMLARTSLLYRRFLSGRWQVTGA
- the ilvD gene encoding dihydroxy-acid dehydratase, coding for MSDSKEHDLKPRSREVTDGDNRAPARAMLRAVGMTEDDFSKAQVGVASSWNEVTPCNMPLDGLAKRAKLGITAAGGFPMEFNTIAVSDGISMGHEGMRASLVSREIIADSVEAVMHAERFDALVSFAGCDKSLPGMLMASARINLPAVFVYGGSILPGEHNGKKLDIVSVFEAVGAHAVGDIDDAELLAIERKACPSVGACAGMFTANTMAAVGEALGMSLPGSASASAVDDRRNDVAYASGTAVMQLLAANIRPRDIMTKAAFENAIAVVMALGGSTNAVLHLLAIAFEAGVDLHLDDFNKVAARVPHLADTKPHGKYHMFDIDQIGGVPVVMQMLLEEGLLHGDEITVTGQTMAENLAMLDAPAPDGEVIHTFDNPLHDIGGIAILSGSLAPKGSVLKVAGIDVEHFDGRARVFDGEDAAMEAVLGDQIEAGDIVVIRYEGPKGGPGMREMLAITGAMKGAGRGGDAALITDGRFSGGTHGFCVGHVAPEAVDGGPIALIEEGDRIVIDVRNHSIDLMVDEAVLGERRTNLKPFAPRYTSGFLAKYAALAKGAERGAITEA
- the gatB gene encoding Asp-tRNA(Asn)/Glu-tRNA(Gln) amidotransferase subunit GatB — protein: MSGDVLDGWEVVIGLEVHAELATQTKMFSSARNVFGGEPNTNIDPVSLGLPGSLPVLNEKAIELAIRVGLALNCKVQRSVFARKNYFYPDMPKAYQISQFDLPINEGGWLELPSGRKAMIERAHLEEDTGKSSHVGGGGRIHEATYSLVDYNRAGVPLIEIVGAPDLRSAEEARGYVAELRSILVAIGASDGKMEEGSMRVDCNVSVRPMGTEELGTRCEVKNINSLRSLGRAIEYESRRQVDLLTSGQRIEQQTRHWDEAEGRTHKLRSKEEAFDYRYFPEPDLVPVDPSPEWIAKIAASLPMLPRQRRVRLAEAAQGEVVDAALVVERGLDDLAFETIESGADAARVLVHCVNNLADGAGELSAQSFAALVAMETGGELSATQAKTVLADLVASGGDPAAAAAAHGFEAMDTSELDDIVDGIIAAHPDDWAAYVEGDEGERKKKSGFFVGQIMKATRGQADGKLVNQILAQRAAG